From one Anabas testudineus chromosome 21, fAnaTes1.2, whole genome shotgun sequence genomic stretch:
- the LOC113173585 gene encoding immunoglobulin superfamily member 3-like: protein MKGSMYSVPKTTLLLCLALLMHCGEARVLTEAPAGPLYRVVGSPLYISCNVSGFVSESLQKEFEFRIVKPAKPDFEINIISTRDQSFSYAMYLSRVNNKNIIVNRLSPNSVLFEIKSLQKDDEGEYECTVINVESVYMGTYSAKTTVKVIDNSLSVSSHDATTMSYNEGDALTLTCQASSNTIQHTHLSFAWYLRRDGEDSAEIISLDRDFTLSAGQGFERRYQDGLIRLDKTEEATYWLKVAQLQLSDHGRIYCQAQEWIQDPDRSWYCITHKSGAEIAVNVKAREVVPDTSSLVVRISAQQSVLHEGQELSLSCNIDTEKLKERFFSVAWLRENVELAQIGPTGILSVGSEYSGREKVGELKAARTGDRDYRLTLQPVRTEDQGEYICRAWPQERGQDGAFTRGAAQDSSSQLVTISVTESGISVNMKGSLSVNEGDRLKLICQVDGVKGQLSVTWQHKPASTSTAQFTNVISLSQEGVMEKEGEFKSRKVTAARPSPGSFTLELDEVTPSDSGVYQCTVSEWKTSSKTSSHSQTAAVTVMSTDALVKVSLKSRNTRVTIGENVELMCQVRGPQMPVTVTWSLQRDATTLDNILTMYYDGSISWSGDQRRYQLKVENQKMQVMHYLLINGATLREAGSYQCSVSVFLHNVHKKLPPSNLLAVVVQRPVSKLALTSPANLKASISTDIELKCSVAKKSSASSRYAVTWKFQHQAENKVIVSSDKDAVVTFGPQLDLRLRQRISTRNSQGPSFALLIRQAEVSENGSYTCEVAEWLQDPNGVWYQLSSTNRTTLVTLIEPANDLHLSETEEKRLVVKEGDEVELKCNIISMVSSPPSFYKVVWLYSRHSSSIVNVPLVELDHQGLLRYPESQALKGLQGRLHLSRPSQNSFYLGIQRAHEGDNGTYQCQVELYQLDHEGHWQQKASKKAGPVALTVNVTEKNLSIEMDELELNVSRDFTIPCSIKTQSSGESEFQVTWFWKKEKESRQRPIFTSYRNCTLQDRSEKDYQLRFYRPLPNLFNLTVLRPVPENSGLYFCEVEEWLPSLSHGWRKVAVEKSKYLAVNVYSDGEADSKTQCKSDTWMWILAALLVCLLLVILVLMLKMCWPKISGGKKPVPSLWTEQLPLDNKPSAED from the exons ATGAAGGGCTCCATGTACTCGGTTCCTAAGACCACTTTACTTCTCTGTCTGGCTCTTCTCATGCACTGTG GAGAAGCGAGAGTGCTCACTGAGGCCCCGGCTGGACCTCTGTATCGAGTAGTGGGCTCTCCACTCTACATCTCCTGCAACGTGAGTGGGTTCGTCAGCGAGAGCTTACAAAAAGAATTTGAATTCCGTATTGTGAAGCCTGCGAAGCCCGACTTTGAGATCAACATCATCAGCACTAGGGACCAAAGCTTCAGCTATGCCATGTATCTAAGCCGTGTGAACAACAAGAATATTATTGTGAACCGCTTGTCTCCAAACTCCGTCCTCTTTGAGATAAAAAGTCTACAAAAAGATGATGAAGGGGAATACGAGTGTACTGTAATCAACGTAGAAAGTGTTTATATGGGAACCTACAGTGCTAAGACAACTGTTAAAG TGATAGACAATTCCCTCAGTGTTTCATCACATGACGCCACAACAATGAGCTATAATGAGGGTGATGCTCTCACGTTAACATGCCAAGCCTCCAGCAACACCATCCAGCACACCCACCTGTCTTTTGCCTGGTATCTCCGGCGGGACGGCGAGGACAGTGCGGAAATCATTTCCCTGGACAGAGATTTCACACTGAGTGCGGGCCAGGGGTTTGAAAGGCGTTACCAAGATGGACTTATAAGGTTAGATAAAACTGAGGAGGCTACATATTGGCTGAAGGTGGCTCAGCTGCAGCTGTCGGACCATGGTAGGATCTACTGCCAGGCCCAGGAGTGGATCCAAGATCCTGACCGCTCCTGGTACTGTATCACACACAAGAGTGGAGCGGAAATTGCAGTGAATGTCAAAGCCAGAG AGGTGGTGCCAGACACTTCGTCTCTGGTGGTGAGAATCTCAGCACAACAGTCAGTTCTGCATGAGGGGCAGGAGCTGTCGCTATCCTGCAATATAGACACAGAGAAACTGAAGGAAAGGTTTTTCTCTGTAGCCTGGCTCAGGGAAAATGTTGAGCTGGCCCAAATTGGCCCTACGGGCATTCTGTCTGTGGGGTCTGAGTATAGTGGCCGAGAAAAGGTGGGAGAGCTCAAGGCCGCTCGGACTGGGGACAGAGATTACCGTCTCACATTGCAGCCTGTCAGAACTGAGGACCAGGGAGAATATATCTGTAGAGCATGGCCTCAAGAGAGAGGCCAGGATGGTGCCTTTACTCGAGGAGCAGCCCAGGACTCCAGCTCCCAGCTAGTCACCATCTCTGTGACAG AAAGTGGCATTTCAGTTAACATGAAAGGCAGTTTGAGTGTCAATGAAGGTGACAGGTTGAAGCTCATCTGTCAAGTGGATGGAGTTAAAGGTCAGCTCTCTGTCACCTGGCAACACAAACCAGCATCCACATCAACAGCCCAATTCACCAATGTTATCAGTTTAAGTCAGGAGGGTGTTATGGAGAAGGAAGGGGAGTTCAAGAGTCGCAAAGTAACGGCAGCGCGTCCATCACCTGGCAGCTTCACCCTAGAGCTTGATGAGGTCACACCCTCAGATTCAGGTGTCTACCAGTGTACTGTGTCTGAATGGAAAACCAGTAGCAAGACCAGCAGCCAttcacaaactgcagctgtgacAGTGATGTCTACCG ATGCATTAGTTAAAGTATCTCTGAAAAGTCGCAACACCAGAGTTACTATTGGAGAAAATGTTGAGTTGATGTGTCAGGTCAGAGGACCCCAAATGCCAGTAACAGTGACCTGGAGCCTCCAGCGTGATGCTACAACTCTAGATAACATCCTGACGATGTACTATGACGGTTCCATCAGCTGGTCCGGAGACCAACGCCGGTACCAACTGAAAGTAGAGAACCAAAAGATGCAGGTCATGCACTATCTGCTTATTAACGGTGCAACCCTGAGAGAGGCAGGAAGCTACCAGTGTAGTGTGTCTGTCTTCCTGCACAACGTGCACAAGAAACTGCCTCCATCCAACCTGCTGGCTGTGGTGGTACAGAGACCAG TGAGCAAGCTTGCCCTGACCTCCCCTGCCAACCTGAAAGCAAGTATCAGCACTGACATCGAACTAAAGTGCTCAGTTGCCAAAAAATCCTCAGCATCCTCTCGCTATGCAGTCACCTGGAAGTTCCAGCATcaagcagaaaataaagtaattgTAAGTTCGGACAAGGATGCAGTGGTGACATTTGGGCCCCAGTTAGACCTAAGGCTCAGACAGCGAATCAGCACAAGAAATTCTCAGGGCCCTAGTTTTGCATTGTTAATTCGGCAAGCTGAAGTCTCGGAAAATGGCTCATACACGTGTGAGGTGGCGGAGTGGCTACAAGATCCTAATGGTGTATGGTATCAGCTCTCATCAACCAACAGAACCACACTGGTAACACTTATTGAACCTG CCAATGACCTTCATCTgagtgagacagaggagaagcgGTTGGTTGTCAAGGAGGGAGATGAGGTAGAGCTCAAGTGTAACATCATCTCCATGGTATCCAGTCCTCCTTCTTTCTACAAAGTTGTCTGGCTCTACTCTAGACACAGTTCTTCCATCGTGAACGTCCCTTTAGTGGAACTTGATCACCAGGGCCTGTTGAGGTACCCAGAGAGCCAGGCGCTCAAAGGCCTGCAGGGGCGACTTCATCTGTCCAGACCTAGTCAGAACAGCTTCTACTTAGGAATTCAAAGGGCTCACGAGGGGGATAATGGGACCTACCAGTGCCAGGTGGAGCTATACCAGTTGGATCATGAAGGTCACTGGCAGCAAAAGGCCTCAAAGAAAGCTGGCCCAGTCGCGCTGACTGTAAATGTTACAG aaaaaaatctgtccATTGAAATGGATGAGCTGGAGTTGAATGTGAGCAGAGACTTCACAATCCCCTGTAGCATCAAGACACAATCAAGCGGTGAATCAGAGTTTCAAGTCACATGGTTttggaagaaagagaaagaaagtagACAACGCCCCATATTCACATCTTACAGAAACTGCACCTTACAAGACAGGTCTGAGAAGGATTACCAGCTCAGATTTTATCGCCCTTTGCCAAACCTATTCAACCTGACAGTCCTGAGGCCAGTTCCTGAAAACAGTGGTCTCTACTTCTGTGAGGTAGAGGAGTGGCTGCCGTCTTTGTCTCACGGTTGGAGAAAGGTTGCTGTAGAAAAGTCAAAATATCTGGCTGTTAATGTCTATTCAGATG GAGAAGcagactccaaaacacaatGCAAGTCAGATACCTGGATGTGGATCCTTGCAGCTCTGCTCGTCTGCTTACTGTTGGTTATACTAGTGCTGATGCTGAAGATGTGTTGGCCCAAAATCTCAGGAGGAAAAAAGCCAGTCCCATCGCTGTGGACAGAGCAGCTCCCTCTTGACAACAAACCAAGCGCAGAGGATTGA
- the klhl6 gene encoding kelch-like protein 6, producing the protein MSDSLEKTTDYPLPLLGDESSANEERENVTGVSELHWDDGGLPAELQRGMETLRVNRELTDVILSVQGHNFPCHRAILAAASQYFRAMFCSGLKESHEECVEIKGLDSGTMRSLLEYTYTSRALLTHSNVQRILEAASQFQFLRLVDACAGFLNKSLHLENCVGILNLAESHALPALKTRAQDYITSQFSQLVQQQDFLELPADSLETILQSDELDVKCEECVFEALMHWVRARQDERYPLLARLLSHVRLPLLEPAYFVEKVESDELICHCSEVLPLLQETRTFHLSGREVVSERTKPRVQHFLSEVFLIVGGCTKDERFVSTVTCLDPLRRSRLEVARLPITEMEDESQNRKWVEFACVTFRNELYISGGKETQHEVWKYNGALDKWIQIEPLATGRWRHKMAVHGGKVYALGGFDGLQRLASVEAYDPFHNRWSQVTPLAVGVSSFAAAGFDKWIYVIGGGPNGKLATDKVQCWEPGTDCWQLRAPIPIETKCTNAVTFKNCIYVVGGAMHAMYCYSPLSDSWSLVTRLGERASCAIAACNNKLFITGGRDNKNQVISTVMCWDVARAVLTEECVLPMGVSHHGSVTLMKSYTHIQRITPTSECQ; encoded by the exons ATGAGCGACTCACTGGAGAAGACTACAGACTATCCTTTGCCACTACTTGGAGATGAGTCCAGCGcaaatgaggagagagaaaacgtAACAGGTGTAAGTGAGTTACACTGGGACGATGGAGGTCTACCCGCTGAGTTGCAGAGAGGGATGGAGACTCTGCGAGTGAACAGAGAGCTGACCGATGTGATACTGAGTGTTCAGGGACACAACTTTCCTTGCCACAGAGCTATACTCGCTGCTGCCAGTCAGTACTTTAG GGCAATGTTTTGTAGTGGTCTGAAGGAGAGTCACGAAGAGTGTGTTGAAATTAAAGGGTTGGACAGTGGCACAATGCGGTCTCTCCTGGAGTATACCTACACGAGTCGGGCCCTCCTCACACACTCAAATGTCCAAAGAATACTAGAGGCCGCCAGTCAGTTTcag TTCCTGCGCCTGGTGGATGCTTGTGCTGGCTTTCTGAACAAGTCCCTGCACCTAGAGAACTGTGTCGGGATCCTGAATCTGGCTGAAAGTCACGCCCTGCCGGCCCTAAAAACCAGGGCTCAGGATTACATCACATCTCAGTTCTCCCAGCTGGTCCAGCAACAGGACTTCCTGGAGCTGCCAGCAGACTCACTGGAGACTATCCTGCAGAGTGATGAACTTGATGTGAAGTGTGAAGAGTGTGTATTTGAGGCTCTCATGCACTGGGTGAGAGCACGTCAGGATGAACGCTATCCTTTACTGGCCAGGTTGCTTTCACACGTGCGACTGCCACTACTGGAGCCGGCATACTTTGTGGAAAAAGTGGAGTCGGATGAACTGATATGTCACTGCAGTGAGGTGTTGCCTCTGTTACAAGAGACACGTACCTTTCATCTTTCTGGCAGGGAG GTTGTCTCTGAACGCACCAAACCTCGTGTGCAGCACTTTCTATCAGAGGTATTTTTGATCGTTGGAGGCTGCACTAAAGATGAACGCTTCGTTTCCACTGTGACCTGTCTAGACCCCCTCAGACGCAGCAGGCTGGAGGTTGCCAGGCTGCCGATCACAGAGATGGAGGATGAGTCCCAAAACAGAAAATGGGTGGAATTTGCTTGCGTCACCTTCCGTAATGAACTGTACATATCTG GAGGTAAAGAGACACAGCATGAAGTTTGGAAATACAACGGTGCCTTAGACAAGTGGATCCAGATTGAGCCCCTGGCAACTGGGCGCTGGAGACACAAAATGGCGGTTCACGGGGGGAAGGTGTACGCACTGGGTGGATTTGATGGACTTCAGAGACTCGCTAGTGTAGAGGCCTACGATCCTTTTCACAATCGCTGGTCACAG GTGACGCCTCTTGCAGTAGGTGTGAGCTCctttgctgctgcaggttttgaCAAATGGATCTATGTAATTGGTGGAGGGCCAAATGGAAAGCTGGCAACAGATAAGGTTCAATGCTGGGAGCCTGGGACAGACTGTTGGCAACTGCGAGCCCCTATTCCAATTGAAACCAAATGCACTAATGCTGTTACATTCAAGAACTGCATCTACGTAGTTG GTGGCGCCATGCATGCCATGTACTGTtactctcctctgtctgactCCTGGTCTCTTGTGACTCGTCTGGGGGAGAGGGCAAGCTGCGCCATCGCTGCCTGTAACAACAAACTGTTCATCACTGGGGGGCGGGATAACAAGAACCAAGTCATCTCCACAGTGATGTGCTGGGACGTTGCCCGAGCAGTTTTGACAGAGGAGTGTGTTTTACCTATGGGAGTGTCGCACCACGGCAGTGTGACCCTCATGAAGTcctacacacacatccagagaATCACACCTACTTCAGAGTGTCAATGA